In the genome of Dermacentor silvarum isolate Dsil-2018 chromosome 1, BIME_Dsil_1.4, whole genome shotgun sequence, one region contains:
- the LOC119436403 gene encoding uncharacterized protein LOC119436403 isoform X4 translates to MVRSPARLKQSKWSYLRRRPRLYSKPTQRSFTVTWQDSTPNNTEAGKGSSCSVSSAETVPTRSPVNDPHASLLAQSKPDLLRMSPSLALDAVPPSFSTSSSDREEVIQHTLEAVRSGCESELEEDPIPRSVLKLGPLPSSGKALSELLPNLQPCKSIGLFKELCTDDEHSLISEGSREVQLVKRPLLNIIAERQPLENENLAAKGTSSSFGKERSRKKLDFEGDTNGVAVSTFGRQHGTVSTNESANLHGKEERSAEKESKSRHSKIHHVEVPKRSSLENEGAASAKKRMSDVASMSKDHSTPVTQKIQIKERSVYTYEMESQKHNLFGNQRVVAARKRIPDLAAFRPRSHSTPIAPLRHVTSNEDPSIPKDLGPMLLSRIVKRAALKLEAQPVSSDIFHAARNAPHMSFISPSTAAQNQQHRRASSHSLTKQRQHITHQDNIASGGAHKNNESSTGKACKFILGEQQDVCIRRRQDSDGAKQLSLSKHNQCQDCAEDMQASKKRLERHVSFFDDQRRHSERTVINNDVQSEAESPVIPKLQESSRTRKGKVDVCSEREREVLVLKLLKSGQTKSSRDAQCGTESPVMFKLQESVQAKKPRIDAHDLPKSPAIAKLQEHAQRKKRKKAKVWVRVQLYDHPNGQRAKSDVNMYDIYLSLALEIIEEKRQKCQSEKEKKVMKWFYKEVAKDATEIIDDVQMYTNELFELEKEMRKMRALMKKLYNIGLEVQEYVKENNIQGVDPFQFYFQEELYA, encoded by the exons CCTAATAACACTGAAGCTGGCAAAGGCTCCTCCTGCAGTGTCTCAAGTGCTGAAACTGTGCCTACAAGAAGCCCTGTTAATGACCCTCATGCAAGCCTTTTGGCACAGTCAAAACCAGACTTGCTTCGCATGTCTCCAAGTTTGGCACTCGATGCAGTCCCTCCATCATTCTCCACATCATCCTCTGACAGAGAGGAGGTTATTCAACACACATTGGAAGCAGTGAGAAGTGGATGTGAGAGTGAGCTAGAAGAAGACCCAATTCCACGTTCTGTGCTAAAATTGGGACCCTTGCCGTCATCTGGGAAGGCCTTATCTGAGCTGTTACCCAACTTGCAGCCTTGCAAGTCTATTGGACTCTTCAAGGAACTGTGCACTGATGACGAACACTCACTTATAAGTGAAGGCTCAAGAGAGGTTCAGCTAGTAAAGAGGCCACTGCTAAATATAATTGCTGAGCGACAACCATTAGAGAATGAAAATCTGGCTGCAAAGGGAACATCAAGCTCTTTTGGAAAAGAGCGATCAAGAAAGAAACTAGACTTTGAAGGTGACACAAATGGTGTAGCTGTATCGACTTTTGGGAGGCAACATGGAACAGTTTCTACAAATGAGAGTGCAAATCTTCATGGGAAAGAAGAAAGGTCTGCTGAAAAAGAATCGAAGAGCAGGCACTCCAAGATACATCATGTGGAAGTTCCAAAACGCAGCTCACTTGAGAATGAAGGCGCAGCATCAGCTAAAAAGCGTATGTCAGATGTTGCATCCATGTCGAAGGATCACAGCACACCTGTCACTCAGAAGATCCAAATCAAAGAAAGATCAGTATACACCTATGAAATGGAAAGTCAAAAACACAACTTATTTGGAAATCAGCGAGTTGTGGCTGCCAGAAAGCGCATACCAGATCTTGCAGCATTCAGACCACGATCTCACAGTACACCTATCGCTCCTTTGAGACATGTTACTTCAAATGAAGATCCTAGTATTCCAAAGGACCTTGGCCCTATGTTGTTATCGAGAATAGTTAAAAGAGCTGCACTGAAATTGGAAGCGCAGCCTGTCTCTTCTGACATCTTTCATGCTGCCAGAAATGCACCGCATATGAGTTTTATTTCCCCAAGCACAGCAGCTCAAAATCAACAGCACAGGAGAGCTTCTTCGCACTCATTAACAAAACAGAGGCAACATATAACACATCAAGATAACATTGCTTCTGGAGGAGCTCACAAAAACAATGAATCATCTACTGGCAAGGCATGCAAATTTATTTTGGGAGAGCAGCAAGATGTTTGTATTCGCAGACGTCAAGACTCTGATGGTGCAAAACAGTTGTCTTTGTCAAAGCATAACCAGTGCCAAGACTGCGCTGAAGATATGCAAGCCAGTAAAAAACGCCTTGAGCGACATGTGTCCTTCTTTGATGATCAAAGAAGGCATTCGGAACGTACTGTCATCAACAAT GACGTGCAGAGTGAAGCAGAGTCTCCAGTCATACCTAAGCTTCAGGAAAGCAGTCGTACAAGGAAAGGCAAAGtggatgtatgcagtgaaagagaGCGTGAAGTGCTCGTATTAAAGCTTCTGAAAAGTGGTCAAACAAAGAGCAGTAGGGATGCACAGTGTGGAACAGAGTCACCAGTCATGTTCAAGCTTCAGGAAAGTGTTCAAGCGAAGAAGCCCAGAATTGACGCACACGACCTACCAAAGTCTCCAGCCATAGCCAAGCTTCAAGAACATGCCCAAAGGAAGAAGCGCAAAAAAGCCA AGGTTTGGGTTCGGGTTCAACTATATGACCACCCTAATGGACAGCGTGCAAAATCTGACGTGAACATGTATGACATCTATCTTTCACTTGCACTTGAAATAATTGAAGAGAAAAG acaGAAGTGTCaatcagagaaagaaaaaaaagttatgaaaTGGTTTTATAAAGAAGTTGCCAAGGATGCCACTGAAATT ATTGATGATGTCCAGATGTATACCAATGAGCTCTTCGAACTGGAAAAG GAAATGCGGAAAATGAGAGCTTTGATGAAGAAACTTTACAACATTGGCCTTGAAGTGCAAGA
- the LOC119436403 gene encoding uncharacterized protein LOC119436403 isoform X5 gives MSPSLALDAVPPSFSTSSSDREEVIQHTLEAVRSGCESELEEDPIPRSVLKLGPLPSSGKALSELLPNLQPCKSIGLFKELCTDDEHSLISEGSREVQLVKRPLLNIIAERQPLENENLAAKGTSSSFGKERSRKKLDFEGDTNGVAVSTFGRQHGTVSTNESANLHGKEERSAEKESKSRHSKIHHVEVPKRSSLENEGAASAKKRMSDVASMSKDHSTPVTQKIQIKERSVYTYEMESQKHNLFGNQRVVAARKRIPDLAAFRPRSHSTPIAPLRHVTSNEDPSIPKDLGPMLLSRIVKRAALKLEAQPVSSDIFHAARNAPHMSFISPSTAAQNQQHRRASSHSLTKQRQHITHQDNIASGGAHKNNESSTGKACKFILGEQQDVCIRRRQDSDGAKQLSLSKHNQCQDCAEDMQASKKRLERHVSFFDDQRRHSERTVINNDVQSEAESPVIPKLQESSRTRKGKVDVCSEREREVLVLKLLKSGQTKSSRDAQCGTESPVMFKLQESVQAKKPRIDAHDLPKSPAIAKLQEHAQRKKRKKAKVWVRVQLYDHPNGQRAKSDVNMYDIYLSLALEIIEEKRQKCQSEKEKKVMKWFYKEVAKDATEIIDDVQMYTNELFELEKEMRKMRALMKKLYNIGLEVQEYVKENNIQGVDPFQFYFQEELYA, from the exons ATGTCTCCAAGTTTGGCACTCGATGCAGTCCCTCCATCATTCTCCACATCATCCTCTGACAGAGAGGAGGTTATTCAACACACATTGGAAGCAGTGAGAAGTGGATGTGAGAGTGAGCTAGAAGAAGACCCAATTCCACGTTCTGTGCTAAAATTGGGACCCTTGCCGTCATCTGGGAAGGCCTTATCTGAGCTGTTACCCAACTTGCAGCCTTGCAAGTCTATTGGACTCTTCAAGGAACTGTGCACTGATGACGAACACTCACTTATAAGTGAAGGCTCAAGAGAGGTTCAGCTAGTAAAGAGGCCACTGCTAAATATAATTGCTGAGCGACAACCATTAGAGAATGAAAATCTGGCTGCAAAGGGAACATCAAGCTCTTTTGGAAAAGAGCGATCAAGAAAGAAACTAGACTTTGAAGGTGACACAAATGGTGTAGCTGTATCGACTTTTGGGAGGCAACATGGAACAGTTTCTACAAATGAGAGTGCAAATCTTCATGGGAAAGAAGAAAGGTCTGCTGAAAAAGAATCGAAGAGCAGGCACTCCAAGATACATCATGTGGAAGTTCCAAAACGCAGCTCACTTGAGAATGAAGGCGCAGCATCAGCTAAAAAGCGTATGTCAGATGTTGCATCCATGTCGAAGGATCACAGCACACCTGTCACTCAGAAGATCCAAATCAAAGAAAGATCAGTATACACCTATGAAATGGAAAGTCAAAAACACAACTTATTTGGAAATCAGCGAGTTGTGGCTGCCAGAAAGCGCATACCAGATCTTGCAGCATTCAGACCACGATCTCACAGTACACCTATCGCTCCTTTGAGACATGTTACTTCAAATGAAGATCCTAGTATTCCAAAGGACCTTGGCCCTATGTTGTTATCGAGAATAGTTAAAAGAGCTGCACTGAAATTGGAAGCGCAGCCTGTCTCTTCTGACATCTTTCATGCTGCCAGAAATGCACCGCATATGAGTTTTATTTCCCCAAGCACAGCAGCTCAAAATCAACAGCACAGGAGAGCTTCTTCGCACTCATTAACAAAACAGAGGCAACATATAACACATCAAGATAACATTGCTTCTGGAGGAGCTCACAAAAACAATGAATCATCTACTGGCAAGGCATGCAAATTTATTTTGGGAGAGCAGCAAGATGTTTGTATTCGCAGACGTCAAGACTCTGATGGTGCAAAACAGTTGTCTTTGTCAAAGCATAACCAGTGCCAAGACTGCGCTGAAGATATGCAAGCCAGTAAAAAACGCCTTGAGCGACATGTGTCCTTCTTTGATGATCAAAGAAGGCATTCGGAACGTACTGTCATCAACAAT GACGTGCAGAGTGAAGCAGAGTCTCCAGTCATACCTAAGCTTCAGGAAAGCAGTCGTACAAGGAAAGGCAAAGtggatgtatgcagtgaaagagaGCGTGAAGTGCTCGTATTAAAGCTTCTGAAAAGTGGTCAAACAAAGAGCAGTAGGGATGCACAGTGTGGAACAGAGTCACCAGTCATGTTCAAGCTTCAGGAAAGTGTTCAAGCGAAGAAGCCCAGAATTGACGCACACGACCTACCAAAGTCTCCAGCCATAGCCAAGCTTCAAGAACATGCCCAAAGGAAGAAGCGCAAAAAAGCCA AGGTTTGGGTTCGGGTTCAACTATATGACCACCCTAATGGACAGCGTGCAAAATCTGACGTGAACATGTATGACATCTATCTTTCACTTGCACTTGAAATAATTGAAGAGAAAAG acaGAAGTGTCaatcagagaaagaaaaaaaagttatgaaaTGGTTTTATAAAGAAGTTGCCAAGGATGCCACTGAAATT ATTGATGATGTCCAGATGTATACCAATGAGCTCTTCGAACTGGAAAAG GAAATGCGGAAAATGAGAGCTTTGATGAAGAAACTTTACAACATTGGCCTTGAAGTGCAAGA